From the genome of Niabella agricola, one region includes:
- a CDS encoding DUF3347 domain-containing protein, with product MKSISKMLMMILVSLSALNGFAQIRNTKTENVKIYGNCDMCKATIEKAGNLKKTVNVVWNKDTKMATLTYDSDKTNPDEILKRIALAGYDSEKFLAPDDVYAKLPGCCRYDRAEKPVARSKAAGMDMKETQGNHNHAEMTPSATAAPQTASQLKAVFDSYFLLKDALVKTDATAAATNAAALAASVKAVEMNKLSAKEHTAWMNVFNNLAAHAGSISKSKDMAKQREVFAALSTNIYELAKASKQDVPVYYQHCPMYNNGKGANWLSKENTVKNPYYGSQMLTCGSTVETLN from the coding sequence ATGAAATCAATATCAAAAATGTTGATGATGATCCTTGTATCATTATCGGCGCTAAACGGTTTTGCACAAATCAGGAATACGAAAACGGAAAACGTAAAGATTTATGGTAATTGCGATATGTGTAAAGCCACCATTGAAAAAGCCGGGAATCTAAAAAAAACGGTTAATGTAGTCTGGAACAAAGATACAAAAATGGCTACCCTTACTTATGACAGCGACAAAACAAACCCGGACGAAATTTTGAAACGTATTGCCTTAGCCGGCTACGATAGTGAAAAATTCCTGGCGCCGGATGATGTGTATGCAAAGCTGCCGGGCTGCTGCCGGTATGACCGTGCGGAAAAGCCCGTTGCCAGGAGCAAGGCGGCGGGAATGGATATGAAAGAAACACAGGGCAATCATAACCATGCTGAAATGACGCCATCAGCAACTGCGGCTCCTCAAACTGCATCGCAATTAAAAGCCGTATTTGACAGCTACTTTTTGTTAAAGGATGCTCTTGTAAAAACAGATGCAACTGCTGCCGCCACGAATGCCGCTGCATTGGCTGCATCCGTTAAAGCAGTAGAAATGAACAAGCTTTCCGCAAAAGAGCATACGGCCTGGATGAACGTATTTAATAACCTCGCGGCTCATGCAGGCAGTATCTCAAAATCAAAAGATATGGCTAAACAAAGGGAGGTCTTTGCTGCACTTTCCACAAATATTTATGAGCTGGCCAAAGCCTCAAAGCAGGACGTGCCTGTTTATTATCAACACTGCCCCATGTATAATAACGGCAAGGGCGCAAACTGGCTAAGTAAGGAAAATACGGTAAAAAATCCCTACTACGGTTCGCAGATGTTAACCTGTGGCAGTACAGTGGAAACCCTGAATTAG
- a CDS encoding helix-turn-helix domain-containing protein, translating into MAALKYKVITSKTQYRDYCNALEQLLFSGNKDRDTKDEIALLTLLIEKWDEVHNTFEELNPIQLLQSLMKEHDLKAKDLVPVLNISKGYISDILNYKKGLSKEVIRKLAARFKISQEALNRPYKLTVPENAHLRNASVMNTRKELAYV; encoded by the coding sequence ATGGCAGCATTAAAATATAAGGTAATTACCAGTAAAACCCAGTACCGGGACTATTGTAACGCATTGGAGCAATTGTTGTTTTCCGGCAATAAAGACCGGGATACAAAAGATGAAATTGCATTGCTTACCCTGCTTATTGAAAAATGGGATGAGGTGCATAATACTTTTGAAGAGTTAAACCCTATACAACTTTTGCAATCTCTTATGAAAGAACATGATCTTAAGGCCAAAGACCTGGTGCCCGTTTTAAATATAAGCAAAGGATATATTTCTGATATTTTGAACTATAAAAAAGGGCTTTCAAAAGAAGTGATCCGTAAGCTGGCCGCCCGTTTTAAAATTTCGCAGGAGGCGCTTAACCGTCCCTATAAATTAACGGTACCTGAAAATGCACATTTAAGAAATGCAAGTGTAATGAACACTAGGAAAGAATTGGCGTATGTTTAA
- a CDS encoding DedA family protein, which yields MFNPEALIQYGGLLLVCLAIYGQVGLFFCFFLPSGGLLFMAGVLIATNVLNHSFFTLCSLGILASLMGNITGYIVGYKTGTVLYRREDSGFFKKQYLTKAENFYKKYGGMALIVGAFLPLIRTFTPIVAGIIQQKFSRFLLFAFIGSVGWILCFSIAGYVIGTMPFLRPCLNYVVMAIIVLVTVPVVIKIIRRFKKEKQSPDAGI from the coding sequence ATGTTTAATCCCGAGGCACTAATTCAATATGGCGGGTTACTACTTGTTTGCCTGGCAATTTATGGGCAGGTAGGCCTTTTTTTCTGTTTCTTTCTTCCAAGTGGAGGGCTTCTTTTTATGGCAGGCGTATTGATTGCTACCAATGTGCTGAACCATAGCTTTTTTACGCTGTGCAGCTTAGGAATTTTAGCTTCGCTAATGGGAAATATTACGGGTTATATTGTCGGTTATAAGACAGGGACTGTTTTATATCGCAGAGAAGATTCAGGATTTTTTAAAAAACAGTACTTAACAAAAGCCGAAAACTTTTATAAAAAATATGGCGGCATGGCATTGATTGTTGGTGCATTTCTTCCTTTGATTCGCACTTTCACTCCCATTGTTGCGGGCATCATTCAACAAAAATTCAGCCGTTTTTTGTTATTTGCCTTTATTGGTTCTGTAGGATGGATACTTTGTTTTTCAATTGCCGGTTATGTAATAGGAACCATGCCCTTTTTACGCCCTTGCCTTAATTATGTAGTGATGGCAATTATTGTGCTGGTTACGGTGCCTGTTGTAATTAAAATTATACGAAGATTCAAAAAGGAAAAACAATCTCCTGATGCAGGTATTTAA
- a CDS encoding ABC-three component system middle component 6 — protein MILPSKHIRISESLIGLGAYLLKYLNDGPKSVDQLWFKVGKQNDTKKAFSYHGFDNVVLALNYLFIIGAIDINSEGLIYNAVNKTISK, from the coding sequence ATGATTCTACCATCAAAGCATATTAGAATATCAGAATCTTTAATTGGGCTGGGAGCATATCTTTTGAAATACCTAAATGATGGGCCAAAATCGGTTGATCAGCTTTGGTTTAAAGTTGGCAAGCAAAATGATACAAAAAAGGCTTTTTCGTATCATGGTTTTGATAATGTTGTTTTAGCTTTAAATTATTTATTTATTATTGGAGCTATTGATATTAATTCTGAAGGACTAATTTATAATGCGGTTAATAAAACTATCAGCAAATAA
- a CDS encoding DEAD/DEAH box helicase, translating to MSFNNLQLIAPLLKALSDTCYTTPTPVQEQSIPVILQNRDVLACAQTGTGKTASFALPLLQLLHLQGATKQNNCRALILVPTRELALQVAESFGVYGKYLSLKHLAVFGGVSQYNQVKALRQKADVLIATPGRLLDLLNQGCLSLSNIQYLVLDEADRMLDMGFVNDVRKILSRLPLQRQTILFSATMPTEIQQLAGTLLSQPVKITVTPPATTVDRIQQSLYYTEKRFKPSLLLQLLKDERIQTVLVFARTKHGADKITQNLTGAGIKAAAIHGNKSQSARQTALLNFKKGAIKVLVATDIAARGIDVDHMGHVINYELPNEPETYVHRIGRTGRAGAEGIAISFCDYEEKLYLRDIQKLIRKTIPVIKGHAFDVPLMHGDDFKAADSLQIPRRTNRPAKRKGRSLMQHI from the coding sequence TTGTCATTTAACAATTTACAGCTCATTGCCCCTTTGCTAAAGGCGCTGAGCGACACATGCTATACTACACCCACTCCTGTACAGGAACAATCCATCCCGGTAATTTTGCAAAACAGAGATGTGCTTGCCTGTGCTCAAACCGGCACCGGCAAAACGGCCTCTTTTGCCCTTCCGCTGTTGCAACTGTTGCACCTGCAGGGAGCAACAAAGCAAAATAATTGCCGGGCTTTAATTTTAGTACCTACGCGGGAGCTGGCGCTACAGGTGGCGGAAAGTTTTGGTGTTTACGGAAAGTACCTTTCGTTAAAACACCTGGCAGTTTTTGGAGGCGTATCTCAATATAATCAGGTGAAAGCATTGCGGCAAAAGGCTGATGTTCTTATTGCAACTCCCGGCCGTTTGCTGGATTTACTTAACCAGGGCTGCCTTTCTTTAAGCAATATTCAATACCTGGTACTGGATGAGGCTGACCGTATGCTGGATATGGGCTTTGTGAATGATGTGCGAAAGATCCTGTCCAGATTACCTTTGCAAAGACAAACAATCCTGTTTTCTGCAACCATGCCTACGGAAATTCAACAATTAGCCGGTACGCTGTTGAGCCAGCCGGTAAAAATAACAGTAACGCCACCGGCAACAACAGTTGACCGTATACAACAATCGTTGTATTACACAGAAAAGCGGTTTAAGCCTTCGTTGTTGTTGCAGTTACTGAAAGATGAGCGCATTCAGACAGTGCTGGTATTTGCGAGGACAAAACATGGAGCCGATAAGATTACCCAAAATCTTACTGGTGCGGGTATAAAAGCTGCTGCCATACACGGAAACAAATCGCAATCTGCAAGGCAAACGGCGCTCCTGAATTTTAAAAAAGGGGCAATAAAGGTGTTAGTGGCCACGGATATTGCAGCCAGAGGGATTGATGTAGACCACATGGGACATGTGATCAACTATGAGCTGCCAAATGAACCGGAAACCTATGTACATCGTATCGGGCGTACGGGAAGAGCAGGCGCAGAAGGCATTGCTATTTCTTTTTGCGATTATGAGGAGAAATTGTATTTACGCGATATTCAAAAACTGATCCGTAAAACCATACCGGTTATAAAGGGGCATGCTTTTGATGTACCCTTGATGCACGGAGATGATTTTAAAGCAGCGGATTCGTTGCAGATACCGCGCCGAACAAACCGTCCGGCTAAAAGAAAGGGCCGGTCGCTTATGCAGCATATTTAA
- a CDS encoding ABC-three component system protein, producing the protein MFVTLTADDLYIARKLFQLEIYKRNGQNYEDFFSKIMRLHNIDFIQIKPQGQFGDRKNDGFIKSTGQYYQVYAPENLSHKEKDTIEKLVTDFNGLYAYWNTKVTPILEFNFVLNDKYQGTYPSLHPELTKIEENHAGVKCKPFLSQHLEDIFLKLPHSNIEDVLGKIPTAENISLNVSNLNEVIEYLISLKDGASPENFPVNPDFEEKIVFNSLSSPAATFLRYGSYQDGALKDFFKINSTFAKDDLKNTFSKLYKDAIQEIPDSDSKNDLVFFDIAKKAYPKQGKVYQDAVFVLMAYFFSYCDIFEEPPLKQQQTLFQ; encoded by the coding sequence ATGTTTGTAACCTTAACTGCTGATGATCTATATATTGCTCGAAAGCTATTTCAATTGGAGATTTACAAAAGAAATGGGCAAAATTATGAAGACTTCTTCTCAAAAATAATGAGGCTGCATAATATTGATTTCATTCAGATTAAGCCACAGGGGCAATTTGGTGATAGAAAAAATGATGGATTTATCAAATCAACGGGGCAGTATTATCAAGTATATGCTCCGGAAAATCTTTCACACAAAGAAAAGGACACGATTGAAAAGCTTGTGACCGATTTCAATGGCCTATACGCATATTGGAATACCAAAGTAACGCCAATTTTAGAATTTAATTTTGTATTAAATGATAAGTATCAAGGCACATATCCCTCCTTACATCCGGAATTAACAAAAATAGAAGAAAATCATGCCGGGGTAAAATGTAAGCCATTTTTAAGCCAACATTTGGAAGATATCTTTCTAAAATTACCGCACAGTAATATTGAAGATGTACTTGGCAAAATCCCCACAGCAGAAAATATAAGCTTAAATGTGTCAAATCTTAATGAAGTTATCGAGTATTTAATAAGTTTAAAAGACGGCGCATCACCCGAGAATTTTCCAGTAAATCCTGACTTCGAAGAAAAAATAGTATTTAATTCCCTCAGCTCACCGGCAGCAACATTTTTGCGTTATGGTTCTTATCAAGATGGAGCTCTTAAAGATTTTTTTAAAATAAACAGCACCTTTGCTAAGGATGATCTCAAGAATACGTTTTCGAAATTATATAAAGACGCTATACAGGAAATCCCAGATTCAGATAGTAAAAATGATTTAGTCTTTTTTGATATTGCAAAAAAGGCTTATCCTAAACAAGGGAAGGTTTATCAGGATGCTGTATTTGTTCTAATGGCCTACTTTTTCAGCTATTGTGATATTTTTGAAGAGCCCCCTCTAAAACAACAACAAACTTTGTTTCAATGA
- a CDS encoding HEPN domain-containing protein, with amino-acid sequence MNEETVANHKALYLTDVDKAIATKVVASITKIVQVDTIFVLGKKVNTAQNIFMPECGTGARTSAFWLLTLITGDDKRHKMYQDEIEQKCNSSTEVSCIVMQTSTFVRWFNEKDSFALTVLSNAPFICNTNPELEEWKKETVVGIIPATDKKAFQKCFDLCNEYLAGAELFTVRKQYRLALFMYHLATELLLTAFIKSQTGLELHIHNINHLNQYLSFLAPGIAADFWGATQKEQEAFRLLQKSYCSARYDADFEVGYAQLEIVRQKVSRAIQELKEISSLIFKEAGRFPRLNIV; translated from the coding sequence ATGAACGAAGAAACCGTTGCTAACCATAAAGCGCTTTATCTGACTGATGTAGATAAAGCCATTGCCACAAAGGTGGTGGCCTCCATTACCAAAATTGTGCAGGTGGACACCATCTTTGTTTTAGGCAAAAAAGTAAATACAGCTCAGAACATATTTATGCCGGAATGCGGTACTGGCGCACGCACATCAGCATTTTGGCTGCTGACATTGATTACCGGCGACGATAAGCGGCACAAAATGTACCAGGACGAAATTGAACAAAAATGTAACTCGTCCACTGAGGTAAGTTGTATTGTAATGCAAACAAGCACTTTTGTACGTTGGTTCAATGAAAAGGATTCTTTTGCTTTAACCGTTTTATCAAACGCCCCATTTATTTGTAATACTAACCCCGAACTGGAAGAATGGAAAAAAGAAACCGTGGTAGGAATTATTCCGGCCACGGATAAAAAAGCATTTCAAAAGTGTTTTGATCTCTGTAATGAATACCTTGCCGGTGCAGAACTTTTTACCGTAAGGAAACAGTACCGGTTGGCGCTTTTTATGTATCACTTGGCTACAGAATTGTTATTAACGGCCTTTATAAAATCCCAAACCGGTCTGGAGCTGCACATTCATAACATCAACCATCTTAATCAATACCTCAGCTTTTTAGCTCCAGGCATTGCAGCCGATTTTTGGGGTGCAACACAAAAAGAACAGGAAGCTTTCAGGCTGCTTCAAAAGTCCTATTGCTCGGCAAGGTATGATGCAGATTTTGAGGTTGGATATGCACAGCTGGAAATCGTGAGGCAGAAAGTGAGTCGGGCGATACAGGAATTAAAAGAGATTAGCTCTCTTATATTTAAAGAGGCAGGTCGCTTTCCGCGGCTAAATATAGTTTAA
- a CDS encoding heavy metal translocating P-type ATPase: MTKYTCPMHPQVLKDEPGRCPLCGMALIPVGNASVAHGHKTEQEHPGHAHRHPEKRSFNKHEGHHSGDFLKRFWISLVLTIPILLLSHMIQQWLGFNISFVGDSYVLLVLGTVIYIYGGLPFLRGMIGEVRAKAIGMMTLVAIAISVAYVYSVAVIFGLPGMDFFWELATLIDIMLLGHWLEMRSQMAASKALQSLVALLPNEVTVERDGTAVKIKLEDLHNGETVIIKPGEKIPADGLVTEGLSYINESMLTGESVPVKRGTGSKVIAGAINGDGALRIKVTAVGKDSYLNRVINLVQEAQAAKSNTQNLADSVAKWLTFIAIAVGAATFIFWFVSKGDMAFALERMVTVMVTACPHALGVAIPLVVAISTTLSATNGLLIRNRTAFETTRKLSTIIFDKTGTLTKGSHAVEKVIPLTDAYNADEVIRYAAAVQQHSEHHIAKGIMTTLKEKKLALWRSDHFNYMQGMGVLGVVNGRTVVAAGPNYFSKNHLSLPEIPREINQETETVVFILIDQQVVGIIALADTIREGAQQAINELRKMNIRSFLLTGDNGKIAGAVAEKLGMDGYLANVLPHNKQEQVKAFQEKGEVVAMTGDGVNDAPALAQADVGIAVGSGTDVAAETADIILVDSDPRDVVKLIGFGKRTYKKMIQNLIWAVGYNVVAIPLAAGVLYPKFLLSPAMGAVLMSVSTIVVAINASLLKINKQ, encoded by the coding sequence ATGACAAAATATACCTGCCCCATGCACCCCCAGGTACTGAAAGACGAACCGGGCAGATGCCCGCTTTGCGGCATGGCATTGATTCCTGTGGGTAATGCGTCCGTTGCTCATGGACATAAGACCGAACAGGAACATCCCGGGCACGCGCACCGCCATCCGGAGAAAAGAAGCTTTAACAAACATGAGGGGCATCACTCGGGCGATTTCCTGAAGCGTTTTTGGATAAGCCTGGTGCTTACCATTCCCATCCTGCTGCTTTCGCATATGATACAACAGTGGCTGGGGTTTAATATTTCCTTTGTCGGTGATTCATATGTGTTGCTGGTATTGGGAACGGTGATCTATATCTATGGAGGCTTACCCTTCCTAAGGGGAATGATTGGGGAGGTCAGGGCTAAAGCCATCGGAATGATGACGCTCGTTGCCATTGCTATATCGGTGGCCTATGTTTATTCTGTTGCCGTTATTTTTGGCTTACCGGGAATGGACTTTTTTTGGGAACTGGCAACCCTTATTGATATAATGCTTTTAGGGCATTGGCTGGAAATGCGTTCCCAAATGGCCGCATCAAAAGCCTTGCAATCACTGGTTGCTTTACTGCCAAATGAAGTTACCGTAGAACGGGATGGAACGGCCGTTAAAATAAAACTCGAAGACCTGCATAACGGAGAAACGGTGATCATAAAACCCGGCGAAAAAATTCCAGCTGATGGCTTGGTAACGGAGGGGCTTTCCTACATAAATGAAAGCATGCTTACAGGGGAAAGCGTTCCGGTAAAAAGGGGAACAGGCAGTAAGGTGATTGCAGGGGCTATTAATGGAGATGGAGCATTGAGAATAAAAGTAACGGCCGTTGGAAAGGATAGTTACCTGAATAGGGTGATCAATCTTGTACAGGAAGCGCAGGCTGCCAAATCAAATACGCAGAATCTTGCGGACAGCGTAGCCAAATGGCTCACCTTTATTGCCATTGCCGTGGGTGCGGCCACCTTTATTTTCTGGTTTGTCAGCAAGGGCGATATGGCTTTTGCACTGGAACGGATGGTTACGGTAATGGTAACGGCCTGCCCGCATGCGTTGGGTGTGGCGATCCCTTTGGTGGTGGCCATTTCTACAACGCTTTCGGCAACCAATGGGCTGCTCATCCGCAACCGTACCGCATTTGAAACCACAAGAAAATTATCTACCATTATTTTTGATAAAACCGGAACGCTCACTAAGGGCTCTCATGCGGTTGAAAAAGTGATTCCGTTAACGGATGCCTATAATGCCGATGAAGTGATCCGCTATGCTGCCGCCGTACAACAACATTCCGAGCACCATATTGCAAAAGGTATCATGACCACGTTAAAGGAAAAAAAACTTGCCTTGTGGAGGTCGGACCATTTTAACTATATGCAGGGTATGGGCGTACTGGGCGTGGTGAATGGAAGAACGGTCGTAGCTGCAGGGCCAAATTATTTCAGTAAAAATCATTTGTCCTTACCGGAAATTCCTAGAGAAATTAACCAGGAAACGGAAACGGTGGTTTTTATCTTAATAGATCAGCAGGTGGTAGGTATCATTGCGTTGGCAGACACCATCCGGGAGGGTGCGCAGCAGGCAATTAATGAACTGAGGAAAATGAACATCAGATCCTTTCTCCTTACCGGGGACAACGGTAAAATAGCGGGCGCAGTGGCTGAAAAACTGGGAATGGACGGCTACCTGGCCAATGTGCTTCCTCATAATAAGCAGGAGCAGGTGAAAGCATTCCAGGAAAAAGGAGAAGTTGTTGCGATGACGGGTGACGGTGTAAACGATGCGCCGGCATTGGCACAGGCGGATGTAGGTATTGCCGTAGGCTCCGGCACCGATGTGGCTGCCGAAACTGCTGACATCATTCTGGTGGACAGCGATCCCAGGGATGTGGTAAAGCTGATCGGTTTTGGTAAACGTACCTATAAAAAAATGATTCAAAATCTTATCTGGGCGGTTGGCTATAACGTGGTGGCCATCCCTCTTGCGGCAGGGGTGCTTTACCCCAAATTTCTTTTAAGCCCTGCAATGGGCGCTGTACTGATGAGTGTAAGCACCATTGTAGTAGCTATCAATGCAAGTCTTTTAAAAATCAACAAACAATAA
- a CDS encoding helix-turn-helix domain-containing protein — MEKTIHQGRNVKRFREMLGIKQEALAADLGDDWNQRKISLLEQKEEIEESLLKQISDVLKVPVEAIKNFDEDAAISYINTFNDNSKGDFNYKCTFNPIDKWAEEIAENRKLYERLLQAEKEKMELLQKLLEKVK, encoded by the coding sequence ATGGAGAAAACAATACATCAGGGTAGAAATGTGAAGCGGTTCCGGGAAATGCTTGGCATAAAGCAGGAAGCGTTGGCTGCTGATTTGGGTGATGACTGGAACCAGCGCAAAATATCGCTGTTGGAGCAAAAGGAAGAAATTGAAGAATCGTTATTGAAACAAATTTCAGATGTATTGAAAGTGCCAGTGGAGGCGATTAAGAATTTTGATGAGGATGCCGCCATTTCTTACATAAATACCTTTAACGATAATAGTAAAGGTGACTTTAATTATAAATGCACTTTTAATCCCATAGATAAATGGGCTGAAGAAATTGCTGAAAACCGGAAGCTGTATGAGCGCCTGTTGCAGGCGGAGAAGGAGAAAATGGAATTGTTGCAGAAGTTGCTGGAAAAGGTGAAGTAG
- a CDS encoding Fic family protein translates to MRRIYIYQLTQWPHFQWNTGEIASVLAGVRHQQGRLLGRMENLGFTLREEATLQTLTLDVLKSSEIEGELLDAQQVRSSVARRLGMDIAGLVPADRNVEGVVEMMLDATQQYQELLTEDRLFGWQASLFPAGRSGMHRIVTGQWRDNLPDDPMQVVSGPMERETVHFQAPDADQVPAEMKAFLDWFNAPDKTDPVLRAAIAHLWFVTIHPFDDGNGRIARAITDMQLARADETRQRFYSMSTQIRAERKAYYDILEATQKGRMDITPWIHWFLGCLERSIEAAGATLAGVMKKATFWKQPATHTLNDRQKLMLNKLLDGFTGKLTSSKWAKIAKTSQDTAIRDIQDLINRQLLVKEPAGGRSTSYLLNDALF, encoded by the coding sequence ATGCGTAGAATTTATATCTATCAATTGACCCAATGGCCTCATTTTCAATGGAACACGGGAGAAATAGCTTCCGTGCTGGCAGGCGTACGCCATCAACAGGGCCGGCTATTAGGGCGGATGGAAAACCTGGGGTTTACCCTGCGGGAGGAAGCTACCTTGCAAACCCTTACATTAGATGTGCTCAAATCCAGTGAAATAGAGGGTGAGCTATTAGATGCTCAACAGGTGCGCTCTTCTGTAGCCCGGCGTTTGGGAATGGATATAGCCGGTTTAGTTCCTGCCGATCGTAATGTGGAGGGCGTTGTAGAAATGATGCTGGATGCTACCCAGCAATATCAGGAGTTACTTACTGAAGACCGTCTTTTTGGCTGGCAGGCCTCTTTGTTCCCAGCAGGGCGCAGTGGTATGCACCGGATCGTAACCGGCCAATGGCGGGATAACCTGCCTGATGATCCTATGCAGGTTGTATCCGGCCCTATGGAGCGAGAGACCGTGCATTTCCAGGCACCGGATGCAGACCAGGTTCCGGCTGAAATGAAAGCATTCCTGGATTGGTTTAATGCTCCGGATAAAACAGACCCGGTATTAAGAGCAGCTATTGCCCATTTATGGTTTGTAACGATACACCCGTTTGATGATGGTAATGGCCGTATTGCCCGGGCTATAACGGATATGCAGCTGGCCCGTGCAGATGAAACGCGGCAGCGGTTTTACAGCATGTCTACCCAGATCCGTGCTGAACGTAAGGCCTATTATGATATACTGGAGGCAACCCAAAAAGGCCGGATGGATATAACCCCATGGATCCATTGGTTCCTGGGCTGTTTGGAACGATCCATAGAGGCAGCAGGCGCTACGCTAGCCGGGGTAATGAAGAAGGCAACCTTTTGGAAACAGCCGGCCACGCATACTTTAAACGACCGGCAAAAGCTGATGCTGAATAAATTGCTGGATGGATTTACCGGTAAGCTCACCTCCTCCAAATGGGCAAAAATTGCCAAAACCTCCCAAGACACAGCTATACGGGATATCCAGGACCTGATAAACCGGCAACTGTTGGTGAAAGAGCCTGCGGGTGGCAGAAGCACCAGCTACCTGTTAAATGATGCTTTGTTTTAA
- a CDS encoding IS3 family transposase (programmed frameshift), with protein sequence MKKTRFTETQIVSALKRQEGGIPTKELCRELGISEATFYNWKSKYGGMEASDVKRMKELEEENARLKRMYANLAMDNEILRDLFFKKRLGPATKRQLSKELVKERKIPVSRACKIISLPRSQYYYSSVKDDSAVIEALQELAFAHPSYGFRKLFAYLRRSGKNWNHKKVYRVYKQLKLNKKRKGKRRLPARIKHPLQQPETVNKVWSMDFMSDSKTGNRKFRTFNVIDDCSREALAIEVDTSISSRRVIRTLNRVIESNGKPMAIRVDNGPEFTSKDFELWAKEQGISILYIQPGRPMQNGYIERFNRLYREAVLDAYLFFDLYQVRVLTQEWMEEYNHKRPHESLDNLTPLEYKKLAGEKKNIQLIAV encoded by the exons ATGAAAAAGACAAGATTCACAGAGACACAGATTGTTTCAGCCTTAAAGCGCCAGGAAGGCGGTATACCGACCAAAGAACTCTGTCGTGAGCTGGGCATATCCGAAGCCACTTTCTACAATTGGAAGAGTAAGTATGGCGGCATGGAAGCCTCAGATGTGAAGCGCATGAAAGAGTTGGAAGAAGAGAATGCCCGATTAAAACGCATGTATGCGAACCTGGCAATGGATAACGAGATATTAAGGGATTTGTTCT TCAAAAAAAGGCTGGGCCCTGCCACCAAAAGGCAATTAAGCAAGGAGCTTGTAAAGGAGCGAAAGATACCGGTGAGCCGGGCCTGTAAGATAATCTCATTACCACGATCCCAATATTATTATTCGTCAGTCAAGGACGACTCAGCAGTAATAGAAGCCTTGCAGGAGTTGGCATTTGCCCATCCATCGTATGGCTTCAGAAAGCTCTTTGCATATTTACGGCGCTCAGGAAAAAACTGGAACCATAAAAAGGTTTATCGTGTGTATAAGCAGTTAAAACTTAACAAAAAACGCAAGGGTAAAAGAAGGCTCCCGGCACGTATAAAACATCCCCTGCAACAACCCGAAACGGTAAATAAAGTATGGAGTATGGATTTTATGAGCGATAGCAAGACAGGTAACCGGAAGTTCAGAACCTTCAATGTAATCGATGATTGCAGCCGGGAGGCATTGGCTATTGAAGTGGATACCTCAATATCTTCAAGGCGGGTGATCAGGACACTCAACAGGGTTATCGAAAGCAATGGTAAGCCCATGGCCATAAGAGTGGATAATGGTCCGGAGTTTACCTCAAAGGATTTTGAGCTGTGGGCGAAGGAACAAGGGATTAGTATCCTGTATATCCAACCCGGAAGGCCTATGCAAAACGGCTATATTGAACGATTTAACCGACTTTACAGGGAAGCTGTATTGGATGCATATTTGTTTTTTGACCTCTACCAGGTAAGGGTACTAACACAGGAATGGATGGAAGAATACAATCACAAAAGACCACACGAGTCACTGGACAACCTGACACCGCTTGAATACAAAAAGTTGGCTGGTGAAAAGAAAAATATTCAACTTATAGCTGTCTGA
- a CDS encoding type II toxin-antitoxin system HigB family toxin, with protein sequence MKVHLIRKETIEDFVRHNAQSRTSFAEWLIKVKYGDWDNPADILATFPSADLLGNGSNRVVFDIGGNKYRMIGKYAFGDKQMHLFICWIGTHAQYDKLCANDEQYTRSDY encoded by the coding sequence ATGAAAGTTCACCTGATAAGAAAAGAAACCATAGAAGATTTTGTAAGACATAATGCTCAAAGCAGGACCTCATTTGCAGAATGGCTTATAAAAGTAAAGTATGGAGATTGGGACAATCCGGCGGATATTTTAGCCACATTTCCCAGTGCTGATTTGCTGGGCAATGGCAGCAACAGAGTGGTATTTGATATTGGCGGTAATAAATACAGGATGATTGGCAAATATGCTTTTGGAGATAAACAAATGCATTTATTCATTTGCTGGATTGGCACGCATGCACAGTATGATAAGTTATGTGCAAATGATGAACAATACACCAGAAGCGACTATTAA